In Helicoverpa armigera isolate CAAS_96S chromosome 20, ASM3070526v1, whole genome shotgun sequence, one DNA window encodes the following:
- the LOC126056262 gene encoding uncharacterized protein LOC126056262 codes for MTGYARGEADFAAADRFRRDARPASLAPKDYSVPLHVDCSIEYELPDCAKPPQGVKIEPLLMIHPSHFRRLESLRRVPFVNNLPRGDAAAAAAVTPGSRARAPRQARRCCRGPAPPAPQPQPVPAAAARARAPAEEPTHPLACYRFESYAADGAAGKLAARARLKPHPYLPPEALDCDIARALPPAAAHYDRFDKRALQQLPIYM; via the coding sequence ATGACGGGCTACGCCCGCGGCGAGGCCGACTTCGCCGCCGCTGACCGCTTCCGACGGGACGCGCGGCCCGCCTCGCTGGCCCCCAAGGACTACTCGGTGCCTTTACACGTAGACTGCAGTATCGAATACGAGCTTCCCGACTGTGCCAAGCCGCCGCAGGGCGTCAAGATCGAGCCTCTGCTCATGATCCACCCTTCGCATTTCCGGAGGCTCGAAAGCCTGCGGCGTGTGCCGTTCGTGAACAACCTGCCGCGAGGAGATGCGGCCGCCGCCGCAGCAGTGACGCCGGGCAGCCGCGCGCGCGCTCCCCGGCAGGCGCGGCGCTGCTGCCGcggccccgcgccgcccgcgccgcagcCGCAGCCCGTGCCGGCCGCGGCGGCACGCGCGCGGGCGCCGGCCGAGGAGCCGACGCACCCGCTGGCGTGCTACCGCTTCGAGTCGTACGCGGCGGACGGCGCGGCCGGCAAGCTGGCGGCGCGCGCTCGCCTCAAGCCGCACCCGTACCTGCCGCCGGAGGCGCTGGACTGTGATATAGCGCGCGCGCTGCCGCCGGCCGCCGCGCACTACGACCGCTTCGACAAGCGCGCCTTGCAGCAGCTGCCGATCTACATGTAG